One stretch of Flavobacterium sp. 9 DNA includes these proteins:
- a CDS encoding ATP-binding protein: MESKKSYTALKVLFSYVALLALVVTVGWFLYSENVVYNKLEDKIAFEKTKILRVSKLFSNVYKTESLARKTIQTNSEEDFKSYLVETDSLKSRIDTLKQIVTTQYQKTLLDSVTYYLSEKTKNIQQLKTIKNKADDEVSVNTAIDEITKMEFKLRKLELQDFTKNPNQLGSYQKNVLQKYVDYLNQNIPDDSTNTLSKQASDSILANSKKLLSSVKMRAEKKKESLNFQENKLLKNEIAISEQLRKVLRIIEREIIINSIKNNSLKEKSLKKVNEIVTASAIIGLVLTLFFSILIVSDYSKSQLYKKQLEIANFKTKNLLKSREQLISTVSHDLKTPLSTIVGYSELLGNSDVNTKQSYFIKNIKNSSEYITQLVQDLLDFSQIEAGKISIEKVPFLLPEIIDEVAKSIQTVYKQKNIDLIINVDEKLNSRIVGDPFRLKQILSNIIGNAYKFTEEGFIKISAYISDENFFTITIEDTGIGIEKSNQKLVFEEFAQANEGIEKKYGGTGLGLSICQKIISILGGNLQLESTFGKGSTFEIQLPLLFDTSQNSIPDVKKTIARDIKKQTFIVLDDDINLLNLTSGVLRQEGHNVLSFNSAIKALEAIKNTSFDFVITDIQMPEMDGFAFLEKLKNSGNATYKNQPVIALTGRTDLDFSVYSNAGFTTVIKKPYSPKVLLETIGHILENDELPNTEIIGNDENTSSQLYSLKTLNEFLGNDNEALKEVIKSFIESSVENLTFLENAINEENRDEIKSIAHRIAPMFKQIEAREIGDILKKLEKNDFEISEMKSIFNDLQEKTNSLFEVLKQEVL, encoded by the coding sequence ATGGAGAGCAAAAAAAGTTACACAGCGTTAAAAGTCCTCTTCAGTTATGTTGCATTACTGGCTTTGGTTGTTACTGTTGGATGGTTTTTATATTCGGAAAATGTAGTTTATAATAAATTAGAAGATAAAATTGCATTCGAAAAAACCAAAATTCTTAGAGTTAGTAAATTATTCTCTAATGTCTATAAAACGGAGAGTTTGGCGAGAAAAACAATTCAGACAAACTCTGAAGAAGACTTCAAAAGTTATCTCGTTGAAACAGATTCTTTAAAATCCCGAATCGATACTTTAAAACAAATTGTTACGACTCAATATCAAAAGACATTATTAGATAGTGTTACTTATTATTTGTCTGAAAAAACTAAAAACATTCAGCAATTAAAAACAATAAAAAACAAAGCTGACGACGAAGTTTCTGTAAATACTGCAATTGATGAAATCACAAAAATGGAGTTTAAACTTCGAAAATTAGAACTTCAGGATTTTACTAAAAACCCAAACCAATTAGGAAGTTATCAAAAAAATGTGCTTCAGAAATATGTTGATTATCTCAATCAGAATATTCCTGACGATAGTACAAATACATTAAGCAAACAAGCTTCGGATTCTATTCTTGCGAACTCGAAAAAGCTTTTGAGTTCTGTAAAAATGAGAGCCGAAAAGAAAAAGGAATCTCTGAATTTTCAGGAAAATAAATTATTAAAGAATGAAATTGCAATCTCTGAACAACTTCGAAAAGTACTTCGAATTATCGAAAGAGAAATCATTATTAACTCGATAAAAAATAATTCCTTAAAAGAAAAATCTCTTAAAAAAGTCAACGAAATTGTAACGGCTTCAGCTATTATTGGTTTAGTATTGACTTTGTTTTTCTCTATTTTGATTGTGAGCGATTACTCTAAATCGCAATTGTATAAAAAACAGCTTGAGATCGCCAATTTCAAAACTAAAAACTTGCTTAAAAGTCGCGAACAATTGATTTCGACAGTGAGTCATGATTTAAAAACGCCATTAAGTACAATTGTAGGTTATTCGGAACTTTTGGGTAATTCTGATGTTAATACGAAACAATCTTATTTCATTAAAAACATCAAAAATTCTTCCGAATATATTACGCAATTGGTTCAGGATTTACTTGATTTTTCTCAGATTGAAGCCGGAAAAATTTCGATAGAAAAAGTTCCATTTCTCTTGCCTGAAATTATTGACGAAGTTGCAAAAAGTATTCAGACAGTTTACAAACAAAAGAATATCGATCTTATTATTAATGTCGACGAAAAACTGAATTCAAGAATTGTTGGTGATCCGTTTCGATTGAAACAAATTTTGAGCAATATCATTGGTAATGCCTATAAATTTACGGAAGAAGGTTTTATCAAAATCAGCGCTTATATTAGTGATGAAAACTTTTTTACGATTACAATTGAAGACACGGGAATTGGAATTGAAAAATCGAATCAGAAATTAGTTTTTGAAGAATTTGCTCAGGCAAATGAAGGTATCGAAAAAAAATACGGAGGAACAGGTTTAGGCTTATCCATCTGTCAGAAGATAATCTCTATTTTAGGTGGAAATTTGCAACTTGAAAGTACTTTTGGAAAAGGAAGTACTTTTGAAATCCAACTTCCATTATTATTTGATACCAGCCAAAATTCAATTCCTGACGTTAAAAAAACAATCGCGAGAGATATTAAAAAACAAACTTTTATTGTTCTTGATGACGATATCAATCTTCTGAATTTAACGAGCGGTGTTTTAAGACAAGAAGGTCATAATGTATTGTCGTTTAATAGTGCGATTAAAGCGCTTGAAGCAATTAAAAACACTTCTTTTGACTTTGTGATTACAGATATCCAAATGCCGGAAATGGATGGTTTTGCTTTTCTTGAGAAATTAAAAAATTCCGGAAATGCTACTTATAAAAATCAACCTGTAATTGCATTAACGGGAAGAACTGATTTGGATTTTTCGGTTTATTCTAACGCCGGATTTACAACCGTAATTAAAAAGCCATATTCTCCTAAAGTATTATTGGAAACGATTGGGCATATTCTTGAAAATGACGAATTACCTAATACTGAAATTATAGGAAATGACGAAAATACTTCGTCGCAATTGTATTCGTTAAAAACGCTGAATGAATTTCTAGGCAATGATAATGAAGCTTTAAAAGAAGTTATAAAATCGTTTATAGAAAGCAGCGTCGAAAATCTAACTTTTCTGGAGAATGCAATTAATGAAGAAAACAGAGACGAAATCAAGTCGATTGCGCACAGAATTGCTCCTATGTTCAAACAAATTGAAGCACGAGAAATTGGTGATATTCTGAAAAAACTGGAGAAAAACGATTTTGAAATTTCCGAAATGAAAAGTATTTTTAATGATTTACAAGAAAAAACCAATTCACTTTTTGAAGTCTTAAAACAAGAAGTTCTTTAA